The Brevibacillus brevis genome contains a region encoding:
- a CDS encoding stalk domain-containing protein encodes MNKSQKLFIGVVSGVLLFTAGMMSSGSAFAKKATEAITVNFSNIKLIVNGSPIDTKAEPFVYKGNVYAPVATIANMLGVGQSWMNSDPLTKTPSVRFESLDRVEQNVQFEGMAGHANYALDYVYYAVAGSNKVVNSVNKKEIPLPQSAGGTLYPVTRMVHTNQFLAVEYGEKEGKTQVYVNLYQLDKGKNTVKMIFSQQLDEGTKGTTYHFSYNEAEKSLTEKIYTNQKLVGVKFYQISGNQFVKQEEL; translated from the coding sequence ATGAACAAATCACAGAAACTGTTTATCGGAGTGGTATCAGGGGTACTCCTGTTCACTGCGGGAATGATGTCAAGCGGCTCCGCATTCGCTAAAAAAGCAACTGAAGCGATCACCGTGAACTTTTCTAATATCAAACTGATCGTAAATGGCAGTCCCATCGATACCAAGGCAGAGCCTTTCGTTTATAAAGGAAACGTGTATGCACCGGTCGCCACAATCGCGAATATGCTTGGCGTCGGTCAATCCTGGATGAACAGCGATCCCCTAACAAAAACCCCATCTGTTCGATTTGAAAGTTTGGACAGAGTTGAACAAAATGTTCAGTTTGAGGGAATGGCGGGTCACGCCAACTACGCGCTGGACTATGTGTACTATGCCGTGGCCGGTTCCAATAAGGTCGTCAATTCAGTCAACAAAAAAGAAATCCCGCTTCCTCAAAGTGCAGGAGGTACTCTATATCCAGTGACAAGAATGGTTCATACCAATCAGTTCCTCGCGGTCGAGTATGGAGAAAAAGAAGGCAAAACTCAGGTTTATGTTAACCTGTACCAGCTAGACAAAGGGAAAAACACAGTGAAAATGATCTTCTCCCAACAACTGGACGAAGGGACTAAAGGTACCACCTACCACTTCTCTTACAATGAGGCCGAAAAGAGCTTGACTGAAAAGATTTACACGAATCAAAAACTTGTTGGGGTGAAGTTTTACCAGATTTCCGGAAATCAATTTGTCAAACAGGAAGAACTGTAA
- a CDS encoding helix-turn-helix domain-containing protein — MKGSDQTKPLLTNREREVFELLVQDKTTKEIAGQLFISEKTVRNHISNVMQKLGVKGRSQAVVELVRLGELEI, encoded by the coding sequence TTGAAGGGTAGCGACCAAACCAAGCCGTTGTTAACGAATCGCGAAAGAGAAGTGTTTGAACTCTTGGTCCAAGATAAGACAACCAAAGAGATTGCCGGACAACTCTTCATCAGCGAAAAGACTGTGCGCAATCACATTAGTAATGTCATGCAAAAATTAGGTGTCAAAGGTCGATCTCAGGCAGTAGTCGAACTCGTTCGACTTGGTGAACTAGAGATTTGA
- a CDS encoding ABC transporter permease, with amino-acid sequence MKKRFHFSLWLGSIFVFLLIMIAVAGPYLAPYDLEYQAKMRQEVVNGKQVMVSPPLPPSEEHLLGTDKWGYDLLTLLLHGAPYTVFITLVIAFIRVLLGTWIGLNIGIQDKEQRWWMAIENAWSYMPVFIPVYFLLRGINVNSELPTFTLVLLFIGLVSVLGTPSVASSVRQMTEQIKESQYVLAAIALGAGRNQIVFRHIFPHLKEQLIIILVTEMIAVMTLMGLLGIFDLFVGGTKMTFDPVLYHSITHEWAGLLGSYRGFIYSNYTWIFLVPLGAFMIAIGSFSLLAKGLRDKFEQTYSRTPFI; translated from the coding sequence ATGAAAAAACGATTCCATTTTTCTTTATGGCTAGGCAGTATTTTCGTGTTCCTTCTGATCATGATTGCTGTGGCGGGGCCTTACTTGGCTCCCTATGATCTGGAATATCAAGCGAAGATGCGTCAGGAGGTTGTGAACGGTAAACAAGTCATGGTCTCTCCACCCTTACCGCCGTCAGAGGAACATTTGCTCGGCACGGACAAATGGGGGTATGATTTACTGACTCTCTTGCTTCATGGAGCGCCATACACTGTTTTTATTACGCTTGTGATCGCATTCATTCGCGTGTTACTTGGTACATGGATTGGACTCAATATCGGCATTCAAGATAAAGAGCAGCGTTGGTGGATGGCTATTGAGAATGCATGGAGCTATATGCCTGTGTTTATCCCCGTGTATTTTCTTTTGCGAGGAATCAATGTGAATTCCGAGCTGCCGACGTTCACGCTCGTTCTGCTTTTCATTGGGCTTGTCTCTGTCCTTGGAACACCTTCTGTAGCCTCTTCTGTGCGTCAAATGACCGAGCAAATTAAAGAATCCCAATACGTTTTGGCTGCCATTGCTCTGGGGGCTGGCCGGAATCAAATCGTTTTTCGCCACATCTTTCCACATTTGAAGGAACAGCTCATTATCATCTTGGTGACAGAAATGATCGCTGTCATGACCTTGATGGGGCTTCTCGGCATATTTGACCTGTTTGTAGGTGGTACGAAAATGACTTTTGACCCGGTTCTGTATCATTCCATTACACACGAATGGGCAGGGCTGCTCGGGTCCTATCGAGGCTTTATTTACAGTAACTATACGTGGATTTTTCTCGTACCGCTGGGGGCATTCATGATCGCCATTGGATCGTTTAGCTTGTTGGCCAAGGGATTGCGTGATAAGTTCGAGCAAACGTATAGTCGTACCCCTTTTATTTAA
- a CDS encoding ABC transporter permease, whose protein sequence is MRKRFNWALWLGCILVLLLMMIGVAGPYLAPYDIDYQVKVRNEMVNGKQVIISPPLAPSGEHLLGTDKWGYDLLTKLLHGAPYTIFITLVIALLRLLIGAWIGLYIGILDKQQRWWIAIENAWGYMPIFIPVYFLLKGININPELPTFTLVLFFVVVVAVLGTPSVAASIRQKTEQIKESQYVLAATSLGAGRDQIIFRHILPHLKEHLVIVLVTEMIATMTLMGLLGIFGLFVGGTTMYYDPVEYHSITHEWAGLLGTYRSFVYTNYTWIFLIPLAAYMLAIGSFSLLAKGLRDKFEQTYSRTPFI, encoded by the coding sequence ATGAGGAAACGGTTCAATTGGGCATTATGGCTAGGCTGTATCTTGGTATTACTTCTAATGATGATCGGTGTAGCTGGACCTTATTTGGCCCCCTATGACATCGATTACCAGGTGAAAGTGCGCAATGAGATGGTGAACGGGAAGCAAGTGATCATTTCGCCTCCTTTGGCACCGTCAGGCGAGCATCTGTTGGGTACGGATAAATGGGGCTATGATTTGCTTACCAAACTGCTCCATGGGGCACCGTACACCATTTTTATTACGCTCGTGATTGCGTTATTGCGGTTATTGATTGGAGCATGGATCGGACTGTATATCGGAATATTGGACAAGCAGCAGCGTTGGTGGATTGCGATTGAGAACGCCTGGGGGTACATGCCCATATTTATTCCTGTCTATTTTTTATTGAAAGGAATCAATATCAATCCCGAATTGCCAACGTTTACGCTCGTGTTGTTTTTCGTAGTGGTTGTGGCTGTGCTAGGGACGCCTTCAGTAGCTGCGTCCATCCGTCAAAAAACGGAGCAAATCAAGGAATCCCAGTACGTTTTAGCTGCGACTTCGCTGGGGGCAGGGCGGGATCAGATTATCTTTCGCCACATCCTGCCGCATTTGAAGGAGCATCTGGTCATTGTCCTGGTGACAGAGATGATCGCTACCATGACATTGATGGGGCTTCTCGGGATTTTTGGTCTGTTTGTAGGCGGCACGACTATGTACTATGACCCTGTTGAGTATCACTCGATCACACATGAATGGGCAGGACTGCTCGGGACTTACCGAAGCTTTGTCTACACGAATTACACCTGGATTTTCCTGATCCCGCTTGCTGCTTATATGCTTGCAATCGGTTCCTTTAGCCTATTGGCCAAAGGATTGCGTGATAAATTCGAACAGACCTATAGTCGTACCCCATTTATTTAA
- a CDS encoding ABC transporter permease subunit: protein MSYVKQLIGMFFLVIVVCGGPFMLYTQKEEIVFEPGNIVVHTVYLIQQIAEGSLGTYYSGQTERSIAEDILPFAISSFELLFASVGVAVLASIIFGLLLQRFRIVRQFQKVLNLLATIPDFILIVVSIVGAVGFYKLTNIRIITLSPVSDAESTWFPITLLSIGPTIFLMKVVSLKYAQIGGEDYIKTALAKGMGIWHVLIHHVYKNIKPFLIADLKKTIAITVANLFIVEYLLNVVGLTRFIFSKDGGYEFNAAVMGLLGIILLSILVYLLIRLILYVIERAVVYK from the coding sequence TTGTCCTATGTAAAACAATTAATTGGGATGTTTTTCCTAGTTATCGTCGTTTGCGGTGGGCCGTTCATGCTCTATACGCAAAAGGAAGAAATCGTGTTCGAACCGGGAAATATCGTAGTCCATACGGTATATCTGATTCAGCAGATTGCAGAAGGCTCCCTCGGAACCTATTATTCAGGGCAAACAGAAAGGAGCATCGCAGAGGATATCCTCCCATTTGCAATTAGCTCCTTTGAACTACTGTTCGCAAGTGTTGGTGTCGCAGTCCTTGCCAGTATTATTTTTGGATTGCTATTGCAGCGCTTTCGGATTGTACGTCAATTTCAAAAGGTTTTGAATCTGCTTGCCACGATTCCTGATTTTATTCTGATTGTTGTTTCGATTGTGGGTGCGGTCGGGTTTTACAAGCTGACGAACATTCGAATTATCACCCTGTCACCCGTAAGTGACGCAGAGAGTACCTGGTTTCCGATCACGCTACTGTCAATTGGACCAACGATTTTCCTCATGAAGGTAGTCAGCCTGAAGTATGCACAAATCGGGGGCGAAGACTACATTAAAACAGCACTTGCCAAAGGGATGGGGATTTGGCATGTTCTCATTCATCACGTCTATAAAAATATCAAGCCGTTTCTCATTGCCGATTTAAAGAAGACGATTGCCATTACGGTAGCCAACTTGTTTATTGTCGAGTACTTGTTAAACGTCGTAGGATTGACCCGCTTTATTTTCAGCAAAGATGGCGGTTACGAATTCAATGCTGCTGTCATGGGACTGTTAGGGATTATTTTGCTATCCATTTTGGTTTATTTATTGATTCGTCTCATTCTGTATGTGATTGAACGTGCGGTTGTGTATAAATAA
- a CDS encoding GNAT family N-acetyltransferase, with protein MGEAAEKFHLLARGKVEVSQTSAESEEQIRLATSNSRYVNDQKKKGSVQRMHVQFRSCISDSDFAQFTLFFMRNRLEFSRMFSLSDTLVHILTFLPDSHLILIEDEQGKLVGWGHYQYLTAEKQPDPEGEICYIHSVIVEEKYRRSRVFLKGFRHLIRQVQEENAQVKQVTFCADADHAYLNRLYSKFAQVAGEQEGYYGEENIYMAEINQLASYLGVASN; from the coding sequence ATGGGAGAAGCAGCAGAGAAGTTTCACCTCCTCGCACGCGGAAAGGTAGAAGTATCCCAAACATCTGCTGAATCTGAGGAGCAGATTCGACTTGCAACGTCCAACAGCCGATACGTTAACGATCAAAAAAAGAAAGGCAGTGTGCAAAGGATGCATGTCCAATTTAGAAGCTGTATCAGTGACAGTGATTTTGCCCAATTCACGCTATTTTTTATGCGCAATCGATTGGAATTTAGCCGTATGTTTTCCCTTAGTGACACGCTTGTTCATATTTTGACGTTTCTCCCGGATTCTCATTTGATCCTGATAGAAGACGAGCAAGGTAAACTGGTCGGATGGGGCCATTATCAATACTTGACAGCAGAAAAGCAACCAGACCCTGAGGGCGAAATCTGCTATATCCATTCAGTCATCGTTGAAGAAAAATATCGAAGGAGCAGGGTATTTCTGAAAGGCTTTCGCCACCTTATCAGACAGGTTCAAGAAGAAAATGCACAAGTGAAACAGGTGACCTTTTGCGCTGATGCTGATCATGCTTATTTGAACCGGCTCTATTCGAAATTTGCCCAGGTTGCAGGGGAGCAGGAGGGCTATTACGGAGAAGAAAACATCTATATGGCCGAAATCAATCAACTCGCTTCCTATCTGGGAGTTGCCAGTAATTGA
- a CDS encoding ABC transporter ATP-binding protein — MLFVIKNLFGYIRPYKLLSFLFFLTLALDLLFLSLAPLSFQMIIDKAIIPKDMNDFTVIMMVLAISGFICISAGIISDYVLAKLNARVQNDLRQKLFAYMQHLPVSYFHKTRSGELVSHFSVDLPVIDRSMAILFTTGIQSLAVVTISTMVLFYLEWVMALCILVGAILIFTGPYLLGRRAHTINAAYKEQLAAMTNDVQENTKAQMVIKGFNLQDVMIDKFNERLQLLLVSHYRKNLMAANLERIPALCLLLINFTIIGFGSYLALTGRISVGSLVAFFTMYTSMGNAVFNLTFTLPLITDAQVSMERIQKVLNEPSEKVDHSAEELLDLRTTEVSVNNVTFGYQENQLSIKQVSMQIPARTKVAIVGSSGSGKSTIVQLLLGFYQPSSGHIEINGTKLDDCNRGAFRNHLGVVFQDHFLFHGTIAENIRLGKLNATNDELRMAAQQAEIHDFIMTLPDKYETLVLDGGSNLSGGQRQRLAIARAILRNPSLLILDEATSALDPISEASIHKTFAKLSSDRTVITVTHRLSTITDMDQIFVLEQGELVEQGTHFQLLQKRGYYRRLWEKQQRSFTSSHAER; from the coding sequence ATGCTGTTCGTCATCAAAAATCTGTTTGGCTACATACGCCCCTATAAGCTCCTGAGTTTTCTTTTTTTCCTCACGCTTGCACTCGATCTGCTTTTTTTATCCTTGGCACCTCTTAGTTTCCAGATGATCATCGACAAAGCGATTATTCCCAAAGATATGAACGATTTCACGGTCATCATGATGGTTTTGGCGATTAGCGGGTTTATCTGTATCAGTGCGGGAATTATCAGTGATTATGTGCTGGCAAAACTAAACGCACGTGTGCAAAATGATTTGCGGCAAAAATTGTTTGCGTATATGCAGCACTTGCCGGTCAGCTATTTCCACAAAACACGTTCGGGCGAACTGGTTTCTCACTTTTCAGTGGATTTGCCTGTCATTGACAGATCGATGGCCATTCTCTTCACGACGGGTATTCAGTCATTGGCAGTCGTAACGATCAGTACGATGGTGCTGTTTTACTTGGAATGGGTGATGGCGCTATGTATTTTGGTGGGAGCAATCTTGATCTTTACGGGTCCTTATTTACTTGGTCGACGTGCCCACACAATCAATGCCGCATACAAAGAACAGCTCGCAGCTATGACGAATGATGTCCAAGAAAATACGAAAGCGCAAATGGTTATCAAGGGCTTCAACCTGCAAGATGTCATGATCGATAAATTCAATGAAAGACTCCAATTGCTGTTGGTCAGCCACTATCGCAAAAATTTGATGGCAGCGAATCTGGAACGAATTCCTGCCCTATGCTTACTCCTCATCAACTTTACGATCATTGGCTTCGGTTCCTATCTGGCACTCACAGGGCGAATCTCTGTCGGTTCGCTTGTCGCCTTTTTCACCATGTATACGTCGATGGGGAATGCAGTGTTTAATCTGACCTTTACGCTCCCGCTGATTACAGATGCGCAAGTCAGTATGGAGCGAATCCAGAAGGTGCTGAATGAACCTAGTGAAAAAGTCGACCATTCCGCAGAGGAACTACTCGATTTGCGTACGACTGAAGTGTCCGTAAATAATGTTACGTTTGGCTATCAAGAAAATCAGTTGTCTATCAAGCAGGTCAGCATGCAGATTCCCGCGCGGACAAAAGTTGCGATTGTTGGTTCCAGTGGGTCTGGAAAAAGCACGATCGTTCAGCTGTTATTAGGCTTTTATCAACCTAGTTCTGGTCATATCGAGATAAACGGGACAAAACTCGATGATTGTAATCGGGGAGCCTTCCGCAACCACCTAGGGGTCGTCTTTCAGGATCACTTTCTTTTTCACGGAACAATAGCGGAAAACATCCGGCTCGGCAAACTCAATGCGACCAACGATGAGCTGAGGATGGCTGCACAGCAAGCGGAGATCCATGACTTTATCATGACTCTACCAGACAAGTACGAAACACTTGTTTTGGATGGGGGAAGCAACCTCTCTGGGGGACAAAGGCAGCGACTTGCCATTGCTCGGGCGATTCTGCGCAATCCTTCTCTACTCATTCTGGATGAAGCAACTTCTGCTCTCGATCCCATTTCAGAGGCTTCTATTCACAAGACTTTTGCGAAGCTTTCCAGCGATCGGACTGTCATTACGGTGACGCATCGTTTGTCGACGATAACGGACATGGATCAAATATTTGTGTTGGAGCAGGGGGAACTGGTGGAGCAAGGGACACACTTTCAATTGTTGCAAAAGCGGGGCTATTACAGAAGGCTATGGGAGAAGCAGCAGAGAAGTTTCACCTCCTCGCACGCGGAAAGGTAG
- a CDS encoding chemotaxis protein CheX, whose amino-acid sequence MIVQYLDPFLESASSVIQQVCNVDISRGELAEREWSHVEGHTWIRIGMTGQLQGEVFFGLQEELALRIVSAMMGGYPVQEMDELGKSAISELGNMISGNASTLLSNRGVIVDITPPLFLHQHDLKDMAGTALTAPLDLHDMGRLDIQIIVIR is encoded by the coding sequence ATGATAGTCCAGTACCTTGATCCATTTCTTGAATCAGCTTCGTCCGTGATTCAACAAGTATGCAATGTCGACATTTCGCGTGGAGAGTTAGCTGAAAGAGAATGGAGCCATGTAGAAGGCCATACATGGATTCGAATCGGAATGACAGGTCAATTACAAGGTGAGGTCTTTTTCGGTCTGCAAGAGGAATTGGCTTTGCGTATTGTCTCGGCCATGATGGGCGGCTATCCCGTGCAAGAGATGGATGAACTCGGAAAAAGTGCCATTTCCGAGTTGGGGAACATGATTTCAGGGAATGCGAGTACGCTTTTGTCCAATCGAGGAGTTATTGTAGACATAACCCCGCCCTTATTTTTACACCAGCATGACTTGAAGGACATGGCAGGGACAGCATTGACTGCACCGCTCGATCTTCATGACATGGGCAGACTGGATATTCAAATTATTGTGATAAGATAG
- a CDS encoding S8 family serine peptidase, which yields MKKKVCSIGLILALLPATTVSTTAFEGTATIRTQILQDLAEMHQPLHTGKADKEYKTKADEWQRQELLLQGEQLKSAPVDSLEMIEATQAWEEAGVKGEGMLISVIDTGVNPRHPDLPAPHDKRSAMQKSGSSQKVIPGFNWADRNQTTEDVSESQHGIHVAGIIGANGKVKGVAPESQLISQKVFSNYQSEIPGLGESILFAINDSITKKADVINLSLGSSAGYVDETNVEQMAVKKAVDNGIIVVAAAGNDAYFGSDKVRAQNPDIAMIGSPGLSPDAFSVASVNATALAGHSFTVQGVPGMEKVVYLSGYVEGGGAINPVMTLMKPYPLVYMGKGKKEDYNVSVKDKVVLLERGDISFDEKLRLAKEAGAVGAVIYNNEMGPLIISAEHAKQIPAVSVLKHMGEQMAQAIKKGKKVTVSFNGEYGQNSMPYPDGGTISAFSSWGPTPDLQFKPEIAAPGGGILSLTRESEYAVKSGTSMATPHVAGGMALLKQGYLKQGRNLQGKSLVDTLKAAAMNTAEPIIDPQISIPAEDKEKAKKVPYSPRVQGAGMMQIAKAIKTPAIVVTAKGKAGVSLGEIGNSTTFSLFINNKFGKKPITYQLQNEFGVMTDLRKNGINMLTNTLFEGAELKFSTPKVTVAPGKLEEVKVTLTIPTGAARNQFAEGFISFQPDDKGLPTLRTPFYGFYGDWDEPRIMDQPVWEAESQEKRTGVKTSWYHDKRNDKWRYRDYLGVTGVKADGGAKIDPNHIAFSPNGDGHYDVAAPSITFLRNARHIIVEVTDQTGKPIRTLVRDEKVSKYDQSKLGTPYYYTEKEAWSWDGKIFSPQKGAYIQAPDGQYQFSIKAKIDGRNANWQSMTLPIRVDTKAPVITASVSGNKVQWSSRDKDIQAYFLYVNGKRVGGPYSPKVSSTLINQPDKKMSVVAYDYAGNISVAHINGKSDSTPPFVEFPDDLFPYLKISKQPDVAFRGKVTGEDMMDRVRLSINKTPVKLATDGSFETIMRLTEGLNYVMYSAMDMYGNKRQFTQRVIVDTSPPTLQLLNDGSEDVQFDPATKNMLVPVRFMYRDQTYKGQVSINGEIVSYFEEEQLEIPAQKYVTQILSMKQGENRILLEGKDGAGNQSMLLVYAYVDANAGAVVISNGEQRTSYKARTVPAPTIQLSNKQLEGQEGEALPIEGKVTGAGAVNLQINYGSKSFQTNANDRGLFRLVLHEVEEGKQKLTVVATDELGREARAEMNVVGKKK from the coding sequence ATGAAGAAAAAGGTATGCAGCATTGGATTGATATTGGCTTTGCTTCCCGCAACGACTGTCAGTACAACAGCGTTTGAAGGAACGGCGACCATTCGTACACAGATTTTGCAGGATCTCGCGGAAATGCACCAGCCATTACATACAGGCAAGGCGGACAAGGAATATAAAACGAAGGCAGATGAATGGCAACGACAAGAATTGCTATTGCAAGGTGAGCAATTAAAATCTGCGCCTGTCGATTCGCTGGAAATGATTGAGGCGACTCAGGCTTGGGAGGAAGCGGGGGTAAAAGGGGAAGGAATGCTCATTTCCGTGATCGATACGGGAGTCAATCCGCGTCACCCTGATTTGCCTGCTCCGCATGATAAGCGTTCAGCCATGCAAAAGTCAGGTTCTTCCCAGAAGGTGATCCCTGGCTTTAACTGGGCTGACCGTAATCAAACAACGGAAGATGTATCGGAATCTCAGCACGGTATCCATGTAGCGGGAATTATTGGCGCGAACGGCAAAGTTAAAGGGGTCGCTCCTGAATCCCAGCTCATCAGCCAAAAAGTATTTTCCAATTATCAAAGCGAGATTCCTGGGCTGGGTGAATCGATCTTATTTGCGATCAATGATTCCATTACGAAAAAAGCAGATGTCATTAACTTAAGTCTCGGCTCTTCTGCGGGCTATGTGGATGAAACAAATGTGGAGCAAATGGCTGTGAAGAAAGCAGTCGACAATGGGATCATAGTAGTGGCAGCGGCCGGCAATGATGCGTATTTCGGCAGTGATAAGGTACGAGCACAGAATCCGGATATCGCCATGATCGGTTCTCCAGGCTTGAGCCCTGATGCGTTTTCTGTTGCCTCTGTCAATGCTACAGCACTAGCTGGCCATAGCTTTACGGTTCAAGGGGTACCCGGTATGGAGAAAGTCGTGTATTTATCGGGATATGTGGAAGGCGGGGGTGCGATAAACCCAGTCATGACGCTGATGAAGCCGTATCCGCTTGTCTATATGGGGAAAGGCAAGAAAGAAGACTACAATGTTTCCGTAAAAGATAAAGTGGTATTGCTCGAGCGAGGTGACATTTCATTCGACGAAAAGCTGCGCCTCGCCAAAGAAGCAGGAGCAGTTGGTGCTGTCATCTACAACAATGAAATGGGGCCACTCATTATCAGTGCGGAGCATGCCAAACAAATCCCGGCTGTTTCTGTCTTGAAGCACATGGGCGAGCAAATGGCGCAAGCGATAAAAAAAGGCAAGAAAGTGACCGTCTCATTTAACGGTGAATATGGACAAAATTCAATGCCGTATCCAGACGGAGGAACGATCTCGGCTTTTTCATCATGGGGACCAACACCCGATTTGCAGTTTAAACCGGAGATTGCAGCTCCAGGTGGGGGCATCTTGTCACTCACGCGTGAGTCTGAGTATGCCGTGAAAAGTGGTACGTCAATGGCAACGCCACATGTGGCAGGGGGGATGGCTTTACTGAAGCAAGGCTATCTCAAGCAAGGGCGGAACCTGCAAGGCAAATCGCTTGTCGATACGTTAAAAGCTGCGGCGATGAATACTGCAGAACCGATTATCGATCCGCAAATTAGCATCCCGGCAGAGGATAAGGAGAAAGCAAAAAAAGTACCTTACAGCCCACGGGTTCAAGGGGCAGGAATGATGCAAATCGCAAAAGCGATCAAGACGCCAGCCATTGTTGTGACTGCAAAAGGAAAAGCAGGTGTCTCGTTGGGAGAAATTGGGAATTCAACGACCTTTTCTCTGTTTATTAACAACAAGTTTGGCAAGAAACCAATTACGTATCAGCTGCAAAATGAGTTTGGTGTCATGACTGACTTACGCAAGAATGGGATCAACATGCTGACAAATACCCTTTTCGAGGGGGCAGAACTAAAATTTTCCACTCCTAAGGTTACCGTTGCGCCGGGGAAGTTAGAGGAAGTGAAGGTAACGCTCACGATTCCAACAGGCGCAGCACGCAATCAATTTGCAGAAGGATTTATTTCCTTTCAACCAGATGATAAGGGATTGCCTACGTTGCGCACGCCGTTTTATGGCTTCTATGGCGACTGGGATGAACCAAGGATTATGGATCAGCCCGTATGGGAGGCAGAAAGCCAGGAAAAACGAACAGGTGTCAAGACGAGCTGGTATCACGATAAACGCAATGACAAATGGCGCTATCGGGATTATCTAGGTGTTACAGGTGTCAAAGCCGATGGCGGTGCAAAAATCGATCCCAATCATATTGCCTTTTCGCCAAACGGGGATGGGCATTACGATGTCGCTGCTCCTTCCATTACATTTTTGCGCAATGCCCGTCATATTATCGTCGAAGTAACAGACCAGACAGGCAAGCCGATTCGCACTCTTGTACGTGATGAAAAGGTGAGCAAGTACGACCAATCCAAATTGGGGACGCCCTACTATTACACGGAAAAAGAAGCATGGAGCTGGGACGGAAAGATCTTTTCACCGCAAAAAGGCGCCTATATACAGGCACCCGATGGACAGTACCAATTCTCCATTAAGGCCAAAATAGACGGACGCAATGCAAATTGGCAATCGATGACACTCCCGATCCGCGTGGATACAAAAGCTCCTGTGATTACAGCTTCTGTGTCGGGAAACAAGGTTCAGTGGAGTAGCCGTGATAAAGATATCCAGGCCTATTTCCTTTATGTAAACGGCAAAAGGGTAGGAGGCCCCTATTCTCCAAAAGTGTCCAGCACACTCATTAATCAGCCGGATAAAAAAATGAGTGTGGTAGCGTATGATTATGCAGGAAATATCAGTGTGGCGCATATTAACGGGAAAAGCGACAGCACACCGCCATTTGTGGAGTTCCCGGATGATTTGTTTCCTTATCTGAAAATATCCAAGCAGCCGGATGTAGCCTTCAGGGGCAAAGTAACAGGCGAGGATATGATGGACAGAGTCCGCTTGTCGATTAACAAAACGCCTGTAAAGCTGGCGACGGATGGATCATTTGAAACCATTATGCGATTAACGGAAGGTCTCAATTATGTGATGTACAGTGCAATGGATATGTATGGAAACAAGCGCCAGTTCACGCAGCGGGTCATCGTCGATACGAGTCCTCCTACACTGCAATTGCTAAACGATGGCAGCGAAGACGTGCAGTTCGATCCAGCAACCAAGAACATGTTGGTTCCGGTCCGCTTCATGTACAGGGATCAAACATATAAAGGTCAGGTTAGTATCAATGGGGAGATTGTGTCCTACTTTGAAGAAGAGCAATTGGAAATCCCTGCGCAAAAATACGTAACGCAAATTTTGAGTATGAAGCAGGGAGAAAATCGCATTTTGCTTGAAGGGAAAGACGGTGCAGGCAATCAAAGCATGTTGCTGGTGTATGCGTATGTGGATGCTAATGCAGGGGCGGTCGTCATAAGTAATGGAGAGCAGCGTACTTCCTACAAGGCGCGAACAGTACCAGCTCCGACGATACAGCTGTCGAACAAACAGCTAGAAGGGCAGGAAGGTGAAGCGCTGCCCATCGAAGGGAAAGTGACAGGTGCTGGTGCTGTTAACCTCCAAATCAACTATGGATCAAAAAGCTTTCAGACCAACGCGAATGATCGTGGGCTATTTCGCCTGGTGCTTCATGAGGTAGAGGAAGGCAAACAAAAACTGACGGTCGTTGCCACTGATGAGCTGGGAAGGGAAGCCCGAGCGGAGATGAACGTCGTCGGAAAGAAAAAGTAG
- a CDS encoding MarR family winged helix-turn-helix transcriptional regulator, with translation MPSPSTDTLERLQEAFRTIMRTMGTQLAEPVSGLTGPQFYILHQLEQKEKCTVGELAESMGVKPSAITAMVDRLDKHGFVARDRDEEDRRVVYISLRDSGKHILQVAKQKRREQLNKMFSHLSEDELQQFVSIFEKLAVAAVIETN, from the coding sequence ATGCCCTCCCCCTCAACAGATACGCTTGAGCGCCTGCAGGAGGCGTTTCGTACCATTATGCGCACAATGGGAACGCAATTAGCCGAACCTGTCTCTGGTTTAACTGGCCCGCAATTCTACATTCTTCATCAGTTGGAACAGAAGGAAAAATGCACCGTTGGAGAATTGGCTGAATCAATGGGGGTCAAACCTAGCGCAATCACAGCAATGGTCGACCGTTTGGATAAACACGGTTTCGTCGCCCGTGATCGTGATGAGGAAGATCGTCGAGTGGTTTACATCAGCTTGCGTGATTCTGGCAAACATATTTTGCAAGTAGCCAAGCAGAAACGGAGAGAACAACTAAATAAAATGTTTTCTCACCTCAGCGAGGATGAACTCCAGCAGTTCGTCAGCATCTTTGAAAAACTGGCAGTGGCGGCGGTCATTGAGACGAATTGA